ATTCCTACAACATGGTTGAAAATGATGTTGTAACAGTTACCAGGGCTGAGAACCCTGCAAGGTTTGTAAGCAGTTCCATAAACGGCTTCTATGAAAAGGTTCAGAGCAAGCTTTCATGAAGTTTTGGTTTGCGCAACCTTTCATGCGATCCTCTTTGAAACTGAAAATACGTAAAATCAGCAAAAAACTGCCTTCCATTCACTAGATAAACGTTGCTCTTAATCATTTGTGGTAAAAGTGGAAATTATCTTAAAAAACCTAACAGTTAAATAATGGGAACGGGATTCTCAGCAATCAAAGGAGTCAAAAGCATGTCAGAAAATAAGGATTACTCAAGAAACAAGCTTATGGATTATTTGAATTTGCCACCTCTTGATATTGAGATATGTGATGTGACACTCAGGGATGGTGAGCAGACACCAGGAGTGGTCTTTACAAGGGATGAAAAGATTGCCCTTGCTACAAAGCTTGACTCAGTTGGCGTTGATATTATCGAGGCAGGTTTCCCGGTGGTCTCTACCTCTGAAAAAGATGTAGTAAAAGAGATAGCTAACATGGGACTCAATGCCAGAACATGCTGTCTTGCCAGGTCAAAAGTAAGTGATGTTGAAGTCGCTGTTGACTGTGATGTTGATTTTATCAGTATATTCATTGCAATGTCGGATCTGCATCTGAAATACAAGTATCACAAAAGTTGTGATGAGATGTTTTCCTGTGCAATGGAGGCTGTTCAGTATGCGAAGGACCATGGTGTTGGTGTAAGATTTGCAGCTGAAGATGGTAGCAGAACTGATATTGAAGTTCTTAAAAAGGCATTCAAGGCCGCTGAAGAATACAAGGTTGATTATGTGAGCATTGCTGATACAATTGGCATACTGAATCCAAGCAGCACATATTATCTTGTAAGTGAGATCAAAAAAGCTGTGAAAACTCCAATATGCATCCACTGTCACAATGATCTTGGAATGGCAACTGCAAACACTCTGGCCGCAGCAGAAGCGGGTGCTAAACAGCTTCATACAACTGTGAATTCAATTGGTGAGCGTGCCGGTAATGCCTCACTTGAAGAGGTTCTGGTTGCCCTCAGGATACAGTATGGAATTGACCGTTATGATACTACAAAACTGACGGAACTATCAAAAATGGTAAATCAGTATTCCGGTATCAAACCTTCAGTTACAAAGGCAATCGTTGGTGAGCATGCATTCTCACATGAATCCGGGATCCATGTCTGTGCAATTCTTGAAGAACCACGTACCTATGAACTGTTCAGTCCTGAAATGGTGGGTGGAAAGCGTCACCTCATTGTAGGCAAACACACAGGTATGAAAGCCCTGAAAGGCATTGTGGAAGAGATGGGGCATAAACTTTCAAATGAGGAACTTACAGTGCTTCTTGACAGAATAAAGAACTGTACTGAAACCAAGCACGGTATTTCTCCTACAAGACTGGAAACTATGATTAAAGAAACTAAAAATCAGTAAAAAGCATTAATAATCAATTAATGCTTCTTTTTTTCTGCGAGTGTTCTTGCCGACATCCTTGCCGGTATTGAACCCAATATCGTCGTCATCGTCATCCTCAAAATGAGAATCATCGTAATAGTTCATTTCGTCATTTTCCAGTATGATGACATAATCTGCTGAATTTCTAAGGGCAGTGGAAAAACCAGGTTCTACGCCAAAAATGATCGTTTCCTTTCCATGTTCGTTGGCTTTGTTCAGAAGCGGCTTGAAATCTGCATCTCTTGTTACAAGTGCCATAGTATCAATGGTTGGGTTGTAGACAAGTTCCATCCCTTCCACAGCAAGCCTGACATCTACATCACTAGAACATATAATTGGCTCGAATCCATTGTTCTCAATGGCTTCCACAAGTTTATCGGATGCGTACTGGTTCAGGAATACTCTGCCGATCTTGACATTGCCGTATTCCTTCAATACGTCCCTAATCTCTTCCAGATTTACGTTGAATTCCTTGCGCAGCACATTAGGGCCGTCAACAAGAAGGCCTATACTTCGTCTTCCAGTTTCTTTTTTTGTACTAAGGTATTTGACTATTGAATTAAGTCCGGTTTTAACATTGGCCATGATGCCTCACTATAATTATGACTGATTATGAATAATGGTCGTTATCGTATGGTGTTTTTCCGATCATGTACTAGACTGCTATTGATAAATATTATAATTATTAATAATGGGGATAACATCTAATAGAATATAATAATTACTGATTAAACCCTTTCATGATTTGTTGGATATTAGCTAAAGTGTTACCCGCTTTATTGCAGAAAAAAGGATTTCAATGATCCATGATCTCTGCAAGATACTGCTTTTTAATACCTGATCTTGATCTGGTCTCATCACCAAGAACAAAGTAATTAACAAACCTCCCACCAATTCTTTTTCTTGTAAAAAGAATTTCACCACCATCTTTTATAAACATATCCATTACTTCTTCGAACTGGATTTTTTCCATATCCGATAGTTCAATAAGACTCTCACCGTCAAGAATCCAGTTGTAGACTCTGAGCAGGTTCACTTCCCTTACTCTTTTCAGGCCATCGGTGTCTTTAAAATCGTCTACATAGACCGACCTTTTAAGTTCAGGTGACCATCCGGCTAGTTTTTCCTGAATATCTATGAACTGCACAGGTATTGTT
The sequence above is a segment of the uncultured Methanolobus sp. genome. Coding sequences within it:
- a CDS encoding homocitrate synthase family protein, yielding MSENKDYSRNKLMDYLNLPPLDIEICDVTLRDGEQTPGVVFTRDEKIALATKLDSVGVDIIEAGFPVVSTSEKDVVKEIANMGLNARTCCLARSKVSDVEVAVDCDVDFISIFIAMSDLHLKYKYHKSCDEMFSCAMEAVQYAKDHGVGVRFAAEDGSRTDIEVLKKAFKAAEEYKVDYVSIADTIGILNPSSTYYLVSEIKKAVKTPICIHCHNDLGMATANTLAAAEAGAKQLHTTVNSIGERAGNASLEEVLVALRIQYGIDRYDTTKLTELSKMVNQYSGIKPSVTKAIVGEHAFSHESGIHVCAILEEPRTYELFSPEMVGGKRHLIVGKHTGMKALKGIVEEMGHKLSNEELTVLLDRIKNCTETKHGISPTRLETMIKETKNQ
- a CDS encoding TIGR00288 family NYN domain-containing protein; this translates as MANVKTGLNSIVKYLSTKKETGRRSIGLLVDGPNVLRKEFNVNLEEIRDVLKEYGNVKIGRVFLNQYASDKLVEAIENNGFEPIICSSDVDVRLAVEGMELVYNPTIDTMALVTRDADFKPLLNKANEHGKETIIFGVEPGFSTALRNSADYVIILENDEMNYYDDSHFEDDDDDDIGFNTGKDVGKNTRRKKEALIDY